A window of the Terriglobia bacterium genome harbors these coding sequences:
- a CDS encoding phosphoribosylaminoimidazolesuccinocarboxamide synthase, whose amino-acid sequence MYASGKVRDIYRVDNEHLLFVATDRISAFDYVLGTGIPHKGAVLTQLSLFWFDFLKDIVPNHLVTAKVEKYPPNLKPYAEQLRGRSMEVIHADMIAIECVVRGYISGSAWKEYKQGGTVCGIRLTAGLKESDKLPEPIFTPAIKATSGHDENISFEEMCQRAGPKLSAQLRDISLKVYKAAAEFAARKGILIADTKFEFGKTAQGVTLADEVLTPDSSRFWPADKYLPGRSQESFDKQYVRDYLEEIKWNKQPPTPSLPEEVARRTSEKYREAYRRLTGKDLDEAAPWIV is encoded by the coding sequence ATGTACGCCAGCGGGAAGGTGCGGGACATCTACCGCGTGGACAACGAGCACCTGCTGTTCGTGGCCACGGACCGCATCTCGGCCTTCGATTACGTGCTGGGCACAGGGATCCCGCACAAAGGAGCTGTGCTGACGCAGCTCTCGCTGTTCTGGTTCGACTTCCTGAAGGACATCGTGCCCAACCACCTGGTGACGGCGAAGGTGGAAAAGTACCCGCCGAACCTGAAGCCCTACGCGGAGCAGCTGCGCGGACGCTCGATGGAGGTGATCCACGCCGACATGATCGCCATCGAGTGCGTGGTGCGGGGCTACATCTCCGGCTCGGCGTGGAAAGAGTACAAGCAGGGCGGGACAGTGTGCGGCATCAGGCTGACGGCGGGGTTGAAGGAGTCCGACAAACTGCCGGAACCGATCTTCACTCCGGCGATCAAGGCGACCAGCGGGCACGACGAGAACATCTCCTTCGAGGAGATGTGCCAGCGTGCGGGGCCGAAGCTGAGCGCGCAACTGCGGGACATCAGTCTGAAGGTGTACAAGGCGGCGGCAGAATTCGCCGCCCGGAAAGGGATCCTCATCGCCGACACCAAGTTCGAGTTCGGCAAGACAGCCCAGGGCGTGACGCTGGCAGACGAGGTGCTGACGCCGGATTCGTCGCGTTTCTGGCCGGCAGACAAGTACCTGCCGGGCAGGAGCCAGGAATCGTTCGACAAGCAGTACGTCCGCGACTACCTGGAAGAGATCAAGTGGAACAAGCAGCCGCCGACGCCTTCCCTGCCCGAAGAGGTCGCCCGCAGGACCAGCGAGAAGTACCGCGAGGCGTATCGGAGGCTGACGGGCAAGGATCTGGACGAAGCGGCGCCGTGGATCGTTTGA
- the smc gene encoding chromosome segregation protein SMC — MLKLKKLQILGFKSFCDRTELKFHGDGIAAIVGPNGCGKSNISDSIMWVLGEQSAKSLRGARMEDVIFAGTRERSPNGMAEVSLTLIDPEAYEGGAAELTAEPEIEIRDEMPEEDWDETAIRAEAAAETAHIAEEIQPHQEIEVAGGSGQEAGDAASETGQGQDAQAESSEAASPAEGNAAEGGRAPQEGATGAEPQVVLKVRRRKFGNIEFKKGQIVVTRRLFRSGDSEYLLNGKLCRLRDIQDIFMGTGLGPESYAIIEQGRIGQILSSKPHDRRAIIEEAAGITKFKTKKRLAELRLEEAKLNLARVNDIFEEVTRQMNSLKRQASKAERYARLRDEMRGKLRVVLASKSAQMERELASLNAELERVTEEMRARGESVQQMEAEHGERTQRGYAITGEARANNDRMNEIGREIDRSTQRQKTNDERCAELAARSAAAEAEIAHTDTQLTSLRAEVEANQATLESAAGEVAAAQQEATLRQQEAASASSALLEVERQQEQRRMQVLEAVGAASNVRNLIAQAEEHIAALEREATRLNQELAAAMSQVESFGSQRGQLSLEFESVQQRVNALREQIGEARQQLEVKREAEAESKRRLDALRAEYATLLGKKGSLEAVIAEHGYSTESVKRLFQSGVLNAGFAPAGVLADFLEVDDRYERVVEDFLRDELNYVVVKSWDAADAGLQMLRTDVSGRATFLVHPNDAQAKFSFLVDESTRHAPRRESEIVPLKSCIRVLNGFGKSLEMILPKLGNGYITADPNVAKELALENPDAFFLSRSGECFHNVTVTGGKQRSEGPLSMKRELREVLRHLDEAEHALREEEARVGGLAHDIRDLTALLERLEEDKREAERLALTSGHALQQLESELVRIQERLTTYRVELDRVASERTEKEKLASEKRTEAAAHEQRRAALEGEMTAAQEAVVTLKVTRDAAAQTASEMASKVAVLEERRTAAATNLHRIESMAADVEVRVMGLREQMASAAAEKQHREQENAQLAEQLVALADEGVAAQTRSLELQAESEEVRGRLAEIEQQLKEARQALDGARDRRGEISAQAAKLQADRGYLLETSVNDLGLTPEQLREDPAVMQVEGEALAFEEQAYREMKNRLDSMGPVNMMALEEYNETAQRHAFLDTQRKDLLESIENTQNTIKEIETFSRQKFQEAFERINENFGETFKKLFGGGQAFMRLTDEENQIESGIDVVASPPGKKLQNVLLLSGGEKALTALALLVGIFQYQPSPFCILDEVDAPLDEANIGRFVELVKEMSIRTQFILITHSKRTMASAPVMYGVTMQEPGVSKLVSVRFGENVPEGMRAAAN, encoded by the coding sequence TTGCTGAAACTCAAGAAACTACAAATCCTGGGCTTCAAGTCGTTCTGCGACCGCACCGAACTGAAGTTCCACGGGGACGGCATCGCCGCGATCGTGGGGCCGAACGGTTGCGGGAAATCGAACATCTCCGACTCGATCATGTGGGTGCTAGGCGAGCAGTCGGCGAAGTCGCTGCGCGGCGCGCGCATGGAAGACGTCATCTTCGCGGGAACGCGCGAGCGCTCGCCCAACGGGATGGCCGAGGTGTCGCTGACGCTGATCGATCCGGAGGCGTACGAGGGCGGCGCGGCGGAGCTCACGGCAGAACCGGAGATCGAGATCCGCGACGAGATGCCGGAGGAAGACTGGGACGAAACGGCGATCCGGGCGGAGGCGGCGGCGGAAACGGCGCACATCGCGGAGGAGATCCAGCCCCATCAAGAAATCGAGGTGGCAGGCGGCAGCGGGCAGGAGGCAGGAGATGCGGCGAGCGAAACGGGGCAGGGCCAGGATGCACAGGCGGAGAGCTCGGAAGCTGCCTCCCCGGCCGAGGGAAACGCGGCCGAGGGCGGCCGCGCCCCGCAAGAGGGTGCGACGGGCGCCGAGCCGCAGGTCGTCCTGAAGGTACGGCGGCGGAAGTTCGGGAACATCGAGTTCAAGAAGGGGCAGATCGTGGTGACGCGGCGGCTGTTCCGCTCGGGCGACAGCGAATACCTGCTGAACGGGAAGCTGTGCCGGCTGCGCGACATCCAGGACATCTTCATGGGCACGGGCCTGGGTCCGGAGTCGTACGCGATCATCGAGCAGGGGCGCATCGGGCAGATCCTGTCGAGCAAGCCGCACGACCGGCGGGCGATCATCGAGGAAGCGGCCGGGATCACCAAGTTCAAGACCAAGAAGCGGCTGGCGGAACTGCGCCTGGAAGAGGCGAAGCTGAACCTGGCGCGCGTGAACGACATTTTCGAGGAAGTCACGCGGCAGATGAATTCGCTGAAGCGCCAAGCGTCGAAGGCGGAGCGGTATGCACGCCTGCGCGACGAGATGCGCGGCAAGCTGCGCGTGGTGCTGGCCAGCAAGTCGGCGCAGATGGAGCGCGAGCTGGCATCGCTGAATGCCGAGCTGGAGCGGGTGACGGAAGAGATGCGCGCGCGGGGCGAGTCGGTACAGCAGATGGAAGCGGAGCATGGGGAGCGCACGCAGCGGGGCTACGCGATCACGGGCGAGGCGCGGGCCAACAACGACCGCATGAACGAGATCGGGCGGGAGATCGACCGGTCGACGCAGAGGCAGAAGACCAACGACGAGCGCTGCGCGGAGCTGGCGGCGAGGTCGGCGGCGGCGGAAGCGGAGATCGCGCACACCGACACGCAGCTTACGTCGCTGCGGGCGGAGGTGGAGGCGAACCAGGCGACGCTGGAGTCCGCGGCGGGCGAAGTGGCGGCAGCGCAGCAGGAGGCCACGCTGCGGCAACAGGAGGCGGCGTCGGCGTCGAGCGCGCTGCTGGAGGTGGAGCGGCAGCAGGAACAGCGGCGCATGCAGGTGCTGGAGGCGGTGGGGGCGGCGTCGAACGTGCGCAACCTGATCGCCCAGGCGGAAGAACACATCGCGGCGCTGGAGCGGGAGGCGACGCGGCTGAACCAGGAGCTGGCGGCGGCGATGTCGCAGGTGGAGTCGTTCGGCAGCCAGCGCGGGCAGCTTTCTCTGGAGTTCGAGAGCGTGCAACAACGGGTCAACGCGCTGCGCGAGCAGATCGGTGAGGCGCGGCAGCAACTCGAGGTCAAGCGCGAAGCGGAGGCCGAGTCGAAGAGGCGGCTAGACGCGCTGCGCGCGGAATACGCGACGCTGCTGGGCAAAAAGGGATCGCTCGAGGCGGTGATCGCGGAGCACGGGTATTCGACGGAATCGGTGAAACGGCTGTTCCAGTCGGGGGTGCTGAACGCGGGCTTCGCGCCCGCGGGCGTGCTGGCGGATTTCCTCGAGGTCGACGACCGCTACGAGCGCGTGGTCGAGGATTTCCTGCGCGACGAGCTGAACTACGTGGTGGTGAAGTCGTGGGACGCGGCCGACGCGGGCCTGCAGATGCTGCGCACGGACGTGAGCGGACGGGCGACCTTCCTGGTGCATCCCAACGACGCGCAGGCGAAGTTCTCGTTCCTGGTGGACGAGAGCACGCGGCACGCGCCGCGGCGCGAGTCCGAGATCGTGCCGCTGAAGAGCTGCATCCGGGTGCTGAACGGGTTCGGCAAGAGCCTGGAGATGATCCTGCCCAAGCTGGGGAACGGATACATCACCGCCGACCCGAACGTGGCGAAGGAGCTGGCGCTGGAGAATCCGGACGCGTTCTTCCTGTCGAGATCGGGCGAGTGCTTCCACAACGTGACCGTCACCGGCGGCAAGCAGCGCAGCGAGGGACCGCTCTCGATGAAGCGCGAACTGCGCGAAGTGCTGCGGCACCTGGATGAGGCCGAACACGCGCTACGCGAGGAAGAGGCGAGGGTCGGCGGGCTGGCACACGACATCCGGGACCTCACTGCCCTGCTGGAGCGGCTGGAGGAGGACAAGCGCGAGGCGGAGCGGCTGGCGCTGACCTCCGGGCACGCGCTGCAACAACTCGAATCGGAGCTGGTGCGTATCCAGGAGCGGCTTACCACGTACCGGGTGGAGCTCGATCGGGTGGCCAGCGAGCGTACGGAGAAGGAGAAGCTGGCTTCCGAGAAGCGGACCGAAGCGGCGGCGCACGAGCAGCGCCGGGCGGCGCTGGAGGGGGAGATGACGGCGGCGCAGGAGGCGGTGGTCACGCTGAAGGTGACGCGGGATGCGGCGGCACAGACGGCGTCGGAGATGGCGTCGAAGGTCGCCGTGCTGGAGGAACGTCGCACGGCGGCGGCGACGAACCTGCATCGCATCGAGTCGATGGCGGCGGACGTCGAGGTGCGGGTGATGGGCCTGCGCGAGCAGATGGCGTCGGCGGCCGCGGAAAAACAACATCGCGAGCAGGAGAATGCGCAACTGGCGGAGCAACTGGTCGCGCTGGCCGATGAAGGCGTGGCCGCGCAGACGCGCAGCCTGGAACTGCAGGCGGAGTCGGAAGAGGTACGGGGGCGGCTGGCGGAGATCGAACAGCAGTTGAAAGAAGCAAGGCAGGCGCTGGACGGGGCGCGCGACCGGCGCGGCGAGATCTCGGCGCAGGCGGCGAAGCTCCAGGCCGACCGTGGATACTTGTTGGAAACCTCGGTCAACGATCTGGGACTCACGCCGGAGCAGTTGCGCGAGGATCCGGCCGTCATGCAGGTCGAGGGCGAGGCGCTGGCCTTCGAGGAGCAGGCCTACCGCGAGATGAAGAACAGGCTCGACTCGATGGGCCCGGTGAACATGATGGCGCTGGAGGAATACAACGAGACGGCGCAGCGACACGCGTTCCTGGACACGCAGCGCAAGGACCTGCTGGAGTCCATCGAGAACACACAGAATACGATCAAGGAGATCGAGACGTTCTCGCGGCAGAAGTTCCAGGAAGCGTTCGAGAGGATCAACGAGAACTTCGGAGAAACTTTCAAGAAGCTGTTCGGCGGCGGGCAGGCATTCATGCGGCTGACCGACGAGGAGAACCAGATCGAGAGCGGCATCGACGTGGTGGCGTCGCCTCCGGGCAAGAAGCTGCAGAACGTGCTGCTACTGTCCGGCGGAGAGAAGGCGCTGACCGCGCTGGCACTGCTGGTGGGCATCTTCCAGTACCAGCCGAGCCCGTTCTGCATCCTGGACGAAGTGGACGCGCCGCTGGACGAGGCCAACATCGGGCGCTTCGTCGAGCTGGTGAAAGAGATGAGCATCCGGACGCAGTTCATCCTGATCACGCACAGCAAGAGAACCATGGCGTCGGCGCCGGTGATGTACGGCGTGACCATGCAGGAGCCGGGGGTGTCGAAGCTGGTCTCGGTACGCTTCGGGGAGAACGTACCGGAGGGGATGCGGGCGGCGGCGAACTAG
- a CDS encoding dipeptidase, whose amino-acid sequence MATPAIDFARQNQDRFLNELKDLLRIPSISTLEEHKGDIRRAAEFVANDLKRIGFENVEIIPTQGHPLIYADWMHASGKPTVLCYAHYDVQPAEPLDEWISPPFDPTVRNNNIYARGAVDDKGQLWMQLKAFEALMKAGNGRMPINVKVIIEGEEEVGGESIADYVRKNKKKLEADFALVTDTELFAPDLPTLCVGLRGLVYTEIEAKGAMTDLHSGMYGGAAPNPLFALIEMISKMKDKKGKILIPGFYKDVKAPSKDELKAWKRLPFNEEHYRKTEVGSKVLTGEPGYSVLYRTWARPTLEVHGMPGGFTAPGAKTVIPAKASAKVSMRMVPDQDPDDILKRYLAFIKKHTPKGIEINVKVHSKGEAIVVGTDNRFVKASVDAMHDVFKKDTVFIRSGGSIPIVTDFEKVLKIPSIMMGMGLPDDNLHAPNEKFHIPNFYRGIESIIRFFQRVGEQ is encoded by the coding sequence ATGGCGACCCCCGCAATCGATTTCGCAAGACAGAACCAGGACCGGTTTCTTAACGAATTAAAAGACCTGCTCCGCATCCCAAGCATCAGCACGCTGGAAGAGCACAAAGGCGACATCCGCCGGGCGGCGGAGTTCGTGGCCAACGACCTGAAGCGCATCGGCTTCGAAAACGTCGAGATCATCCCCACCCAGGGCCATCCGCTGATCTACGCCGACTGGATGCACGCCAGCGGCAAGCCCACCGTGCTGTGTTACGCGCACTACGACGTGCAGCCGGCGGAGCCGTTGGACGAGTGGATCTCTCCGCCGTTCGACCCCACGGTGCGCAACAACAACATCTACGCGCGCGGTGCGGTGGACGACAAAGGCCAGCTCTGGATGCAGCTCAAGGCATTTGAGGCGCTGATGAAGGCGGGCAACGGCCGCATGCCCATCAACGTGAAGGTAATCATCGAGGGCGAGGAAGAGGTGGGCGGCGAGTCGATCGCCGACTACGTCCGCAAGAACAAGAAGAAGCTGGAGGCGGACTTCGCCCTGGTGACCGACACCGAGCTGTTCGCGCCCGACCTGCCGACCCTGTGCGTGGGGCTGCGCGGGCTGGTGTACACCGAGATCGAGGCCAAGGGCGCGATGACCGACCTGCACTCCGGCATGTACGGCGGAGCGGCGCCCAACCCGCTGTTCGCGCTGATCGAGATGATCAGCAAGATGAAGGACAAGAAGGGCAAGATCCTGATCCCCGGCTTCTACAAAGACGTGAAGGCGCCGAGCAAGGACGAACTGAAGGCGTGGAAGCGCCTGCCCTTCAACGAAGAGCACTACCGCAAGACCGAGGTCGGCTCGAAGGTGCTGACCGGCGAGCCCGGCTACTCGGTGCTCTACCGGACGTGGGCGCGTCCAACCCTGGAAGTGCACGGCATGCCCGGCGGGTTCACTGCGCCGGGAGCGAAGACCGTGATCCCGGCGAAGGCGTCGGCGAAGGTCTCGATGCGCATGGTTCCGGACCAGGACCCGGACGACATCCTGAAGCGGTACCTGGCATTCATCAAGAAGCACACGCCCAAAGGCATCGAGATCAACGTCAAGGTGCACTCCAAGGGCGAAGCGATCGTGGTGGGCACCGACAACCGCTTCGTGAAGGCGTCGGTGGACGCTATGCACGACGTGTTCAAGAAGGACACGGTGTTCATCCGCTCGGGCGGGTCGATCCCGATCGTGACCGACTTCGAGAAGGTGCTGAAGATCCCTTCGATCATGATGGGCATGGGCCTGCCGGACGACAACCTGCACGCGCCCAATGAGAAGTTCCACATCCCGAACTTCTATCGCGGGATCGAGAGCATCATCCGGTTCTTCCAGAGGGTGGGGGAGCAGTAA
- a CDS encoding tetratricopeptide repeat protein has translation MSDSFARRIMDQMLDGDTERHIAEQKAALEKDPSWAEGHYHLGQLYRVQFKREEARLELLKALELKPSLADAHVALGEMYVADGDMERAREHAEYGAKFGNARLKEQLERYGGES, from the coding sequence ATGAGCGATTCGTTCGCACGGCGCATCATGGACCAGATGCTCGATGGCGACACAGAGCGCCACATCGCCGAGCAGAAGGCGGCGCTGGAGAAAGACCCGTCGTGGGCGGAGGGGCATTACCACCTGGGGCAGCTCTATCGCGTGCAATTCAAACGAGAGGAAGCGCGGCTCGAGTTACTGAAGGCGCTTGAGTTGAAGCCGTCGTTGGCGGATGCGCATGTGGCGCTGGGGGAGATGTACGTCGCCGATGGCGACATGGAGAGAGCGCGGGAGCACGCGGAGTACGGGGCGAAGTTCGGGAACGCAAGGTTGAAGGAGCAGCTGGAGAGGTACGGAGGTGAGTCGTAG
- a CDS encoding class I SAM-dependent methyltransferase has protein sequence MVTTAAIREHYDSLAFIYRTFWGDHIHHGLFVHAGETPEQAQVNLLDYCIALVNPGGSNVLDVGCGHGGTAIRLARKCDCRVLGLTLSEKQARLARQNAKFADAADTTTFVMQDAETYEYPASAFDLVWTMESSEHFQDKTRYLANVAITLRPGGKLLLAAWTGAMTSSRVREVARAFLCPELWTATHYQAAIEAAGMRIRRCEDLSAQVVQTWEICRRTAHAAKPVVSLLSESARDFVGGIDSILDAYRSGELTYTVIVAEK, from the coding sequence ATGGTCACCACGGCTGCGATCCGCGAGCACTACGACTCGCTGGCTTTCATCTACCGCACATTCTGGGGCGACCATATCCATCACGGCCTTTTCGTGCACGCGGGGGAGACGCCGGAACAGGCACAGGTCAATCTTTTGGACTATTGCATCGCGCTGGTGAACCCCGGAGGCAGCAACGTGCTGGACGTGGGCTGCGGACACGGCGGGACGGCGATCCGGCTGGCAAGGAAGTGCGATTGCCGAGTGCTGGGGCTGACCCTCAGCGAGAAGCAGGCACGGCTGGCTCGGCAGAATGCGAAGTTCGCCGACGCTGCCGATACGACCACCTTCGTCATGCAGGATGCGGAAACCTACGAATACCCGGCCTCAGCCTTCGACCTGGTGTGGACGATGGAGTCCTCGGAGCACTTTCAGGACAAAACGCGGTATCTCGCGAACGTCGCAATAACACTGCGGCCCGGCGGGAAGCTGCTGCTGGCGGCGTGGACGGGAGCGATGACCAGCTCACGAGTTCGCGAGGTAGCGCGGGCGTTCCTCTGCCCCGAGCTGTGGACGGCGACGCATTACCAGGCGGCGATCGAGGCCGCCGGCATGCGCATCCGTCGCTGCGAAGACCTCTCGGCGCAGGTGGTACAGACCTGGGAGATCTGCCGGCGGACGGCGCATGCGGCAAAACCCGTAGTCAGCCTGCTCTCGGAATCGGCCCGCGACTTCGTGGGCGGGATCGACAGTATCCTGGACGCGTACCGGTCGGGGGAGCTGACTTACACGGTAATTGTGGCGGAGAAATGA
- the lon gene encoding endopeptidase La: protein MADRTHNDSNEQRVLPVLPVRDTVLFPHAVLPLTVGRDSSVQLINSLGEEKTIIVVAQREARVDTPQPVDLYSTGTLATVHKVVKMPNQSLFVFTEGLDRVHLQEYMQLTPFMRATFEILPQPGAQKNPEEEALQRNVLSLFQQIVAGSPTLSDELQTVAMNIDDPGRLVDFVASSLPSLATKDKQDLLETTDVRARLEKINRHLTKELEVQHLRNKIQSEVQDQVQQTQREYYLREQMKAIQKELGEQDENARDVEELRQKIEAAGMPEEVKKEALKELNRLSRMSPMAADYSVTRTYVEWLAILPWSKSSGVTEIDIPKAKDILDQDHYDLQKVKDRILDYLSVRRLKPNMKGPILCFVGPPGVGKTSLGKSIARSLGRKFVRLSLGGVHDEAEIRGHRRTYIGALPGQIIQGIRRAETNDPVFMLDEVDKLGRDFRGDPASALLETLDPEQNNTFRDNYLDVPFDLSKVLFITTANMLDPVPEPLRDRMEIIELQGYTENEKVHIAERYLVPRQIEENGLTTELIEFPEQAIRHIIRHYTREAGVRNVEREIGSLCRKQARRIAEGKTEKLVVTPDAIKNMLGGIKIRIDTEIAERTKRAGVAVGLAWTPTGGDILFVEANKMSGKGGFTMTGQIGQVMQESMQAALTWVRSNSDKLKISDEFFKDHDLHIHVPAGAIPKDGPSAGVTMATTLVSLLTDRRVRPLTAMTGEITLSGNVLPVGGIKEKVLAAKRAGVHDIILPAENRMNVEEDLTPDQLEGVTIHYVTTIDEVLGIALPTTPHEERKDAEERERVLTQVQ, encoded by the coding sequence ATGGCAGACCGCACTCATAACGATTCCAATGAGCAGCGCGTGCTCCCCGTCCTGCCCGTGCGCGACACCGTCCTGTTCCCGCACGCCGTGCTGCCTCTGACCGTGGGCCGCGACAGCTCGGTGCAGTTGATCAACTCCCTGGGCGAGGAGAAGACCATCATTGTGGTGGCGCAGCGCGAAGCTCGCGTCGACACCCCCCAGCCCGTGGACCTCTACTCCACCGGCACCCTGGCCACCGTCCACAAGGTCGTCAAGATGCCCAACCAGAGCCTGTTCGTCTTCACCGAAGGCCTGGACCGCGTGCATCTCCAGGAATACATGCAGTTGACCCCCTTCATGAGGGCCACCTTCGAGATCCTGCCCCAGCCCGGCGCGCAGAAGAACCCCGAGGAAGAGGCCCTGCAGCGCAACGTGCTTTCGCTGTTCCAGCAGATCGTCGCTGGCTCTCCCACTCTCTCCGACGAGCTCCAGACCGTGGCCATGAACATCGACGATCCCGGCCGGCTCGTGGATTTCGTCGCCAGCTCGCTGCCTTCTCTCGCCACCAAGGACAAGCAGGACCTGCTGGAGACCACCGACGTCCGCGCTCGTCTGGAAAAGATCAACCGTCACCTGACCAAGGAACTCGAAGTCCAGCATCTCCGCAACAAGATCCAGTCCGAGGTCCAGGACCAGGTCCAGCAAACCCAGCGCGAATATTACCTAAGGGAGCAGATGAAGGCGATCCAGAAGGAACTGGGGGAGCAGGACGAGAATGCGAGGGATGTTGAGGAATTAAGGCAGAAGATCGAAGCGGCGGGCATGCCGGAGGAAGTGAAGAAAGAAGCATTAAAGGAACTCAACCGGCTGTCGCGCATGTCGCCCATGGCGGCCGACTACTCGGTCACGCGCACCTACGTGGAGTGGCTGGCGATCCTTCCCTGGTCGAAGTCGTCCGGGGTGACCGAGATCGACATCCCCAAGGCCAAAGACATCCTGGACCAGGACCACTACGACCTGCAGAAGGTGAAGGACCGCATCCTCGACTACCTGTCGGTGCGGCGCCTGAAGCCGAACATGAAGGGGCCGATCCTGTGCTTCGTGGGGCCCCCGGGCGTGGGCAAGACGTCTCTGGGCAAGTCCATCGCGCGCTCGCTGGGGCGCAAGTTCGTGCGCCTGTCGCTGGGCGGGGTGCACGACGAAGCGGAGATCCGCGGCCACCGGCGCACCTACATCGGGGCGCTGCCGGGACAGATCATCCAGGGCATCCGCCGCGCGGAGACCAACGACCCCGTCTTCATGCTGGACGAGGTGGACAAGCTGGGGCGCGACTTCCGCGGCGATCCCGCGTCGGCGCTGCTGGAGACGCTCGACCCCGAGCAGAACAATACCTTCCGCGACAACTACCTCGACGTGCCCTTCGACCTGTCGAAGGTGCTGTTCATCACCACCGCCAACATGCTCGACCCGGTGCCCGAGCCGCTGCGCGACCGCATGGAGATCATCGAGCTCCAGGGCTACACCGAGAACGAGAAGGTGCACATCGCCGAGCGTTACCTGGTGCCGCGGCAGATCGAGGAGAACGGTCTGACCACGGAGCTGATCGAGTTCCCGGAGCAGGCCATCCGGCACATCATCCGGCACTACACGCGCGAGGCGGGGGTACGCAACGTCGAGCGCGAGATCGGGAGCCTCTGCCGCAAGCAGGCGCGCCGCATCGCGGAAGGGAAGACGGAAAAGCTGGTGGTCACCCCGGATGCGATCAAGAACATGCTGGGCGGCATCAAGATCCGCATCGACACCGAGATCGCGGAGCGCACCAAGCGCGCCGGGGTCGCGGTCGGACTGGCCTGGACGCCCACCGGCGGCGACATCCTATTCGTCGAGGCCAACAAGATGTCGGGCAAGGGGGGCTTCACCATGACCGGGCAGATCGGCCAAGTGATGCAGGAGTCCATGCAGGCGGCGCTCACCTGGGTGCGGTCGAATTCCGACAAGCTCAAGATCTCCGACGAGTTCTTCAAGGACCACGATCTGCACATCCACGTGCCCGCGGGCGCCATCCCCAAGGACGGCCCCTCGGCGGGCGTGACCATGGCCACGACGCTGGTGTCGCTGCTGACCGACCGCCGGGTGCGTCCGCTCACCGCCATGACGGGCGAGATCACGCTGAGCGGCAATGTACTGCCGGTGGGCGGCATCAAGGAAAAGGTGCTGGCGGCCAAGCGCGCCGGCGTGCACGACATCATCCTGCCGGCGGAGAACCGCATGAACGTCGAGGAAGACCTGACGCCGGACCAGCTCGAAGGGGTCACCATTCACTACGTCACCACCATCGACGAAGTGCTGGGAATCGCCCTGCCCACGACGCCGCACGAAGAGCGCAAGGACGCCGAGGAGCGGGAGCGGGTGCTCACGCAGGTGCAGTAG
- a CDS encoding PEP-CTERM sorting domain-containing protein, which translates to MKKILIFSCVCLGLLLLAPLSHADVIFSNLGPGGTYDPNTGWTIGNPDWAPGAAFSVSGSHTLLNIQVALLHFGLDSGPVTISLYTDIAGAPGTLMEDWTLGGVPDIGSPNGTLLTLNSAGFVLSNATYWLIGSAPPEVWDAWMWNENHTLGTVYLAGSAQQGVVPAFQVNDTVPEPGTLVLFGSGLLGLAGVLRRKLLS; encoded by the coding sequence ATGAAGAAAATTCTTATATTCTCGTGTGTGTGCCTGGGACTGTTGTTGCTCGCGCCTCTCAGTCATGCGGACGTGATCTTCTCCAATCTGGGACCCGGCGGGACATATGACCCAAATACCGGATGGACCATCGGTAACCCTGACTGGGCGCCGGGCGCTGCCTTCAGCGTTTCTGGGTCCCACACACTCCTGAACATCCAAGTGGCTCTGCTGCACTTTGGTCTCGACAGCGGACCGGTGACCATCTCGCTGTATACCGATATTGCGGGAGCTCCCGGAACACTGATGGAAGACTGGACCCTGGGAGGCGTGCCAGATATCGGCAGCCCGAACGGCACGCTGCTAACTCTGAATTCGGCCGGGTTTGTGCTGAGCAACGCAACCTATTGGCTGATCGGCTCGGCCCCGCCGGAAGTTTGGGACGCGTGGATGTGGAATGAAAACCATACCCTCGGAACCGTCTACCTCGCCGGAAGCGCCCAGCAGGGCGTGGTGCCGGCATTCCAGGTGAATGACACCGTTCCGGAACCGGGCACGCTGGTCCTGTTTGGAAGCGGCCTGCTTGGCCTGGCGGGCGTGCTGCGCCGTAAGCTGCTCAGCTGA